The nucleotide window CCCCCGCATGAACAGCACGAGCATCAAGGGCTCCCGCCGCCTGAAGTGGCAGTACCCCGTGATCGCCGTCGTCGCCGCAGGCGCCGCAGGCTTCGGCCTCATGCACGCCTCGGCCGCGCCCGCCGCGGCGAAGAAGAAGCCCGGCGCCACCGCACTGATCAAGAAGAACCCCCCGCCCGCGCTCTTCTCCGACGCCGACGTAGCCGCCCTGGCCAGGCAGCGCCAGGCACAGAAGAGCACCGCGGACGCCCTGTTCGCCCAGTGGAAGAAGGCCCACGGCTCCGAGCGCAACGACCGCGCCTTCGCGGCCTGGGCCGAGAAGCAGGTGCCCGCCCCGCCCGCCAAGGCGGCCCGCACCGCCGAACTCCACCAGGTGCAACAGCTCGCCAAGACCCGCACCGCGGCAGGGAAGAAGGCCGCGACCTGGCTGGAGCTCTACGGCAAGAAGGACATCTGGAAGCTCTACCTGCACGACCAGCGCGAGCTCATTTCCCGGAGCCAAGGGGACGTGGAGAAGGCCCGGTTGAAGGCCGCCCTCAAACTCGCCAAGACGATCACCGACCAGGTGGCGGCCCGCGACAAGCAGCCGGCGCCCTACGTCCTCGACCCGTCGCTGCGCCCCGACAAGCACCTCACCGCCGGGCAGAAGGGCCCCTACTCCTACCCCTCGCGTCACGCCGCCAGGGCCGGCGCCGCGGTCACGCTCCTCAGCGACTGGGCTCCGCACCGGGCCGAGGACTACCAGGCGATGGCCGCCCAGATCGTCTACTCCCGCACCTACATGGCCGGCCACGTGCCCAGCGACCTCACCGCCGGCACCCTGGTCGGTGACCTCGTCGGCGACTACCTGCTGAACGCTGCGGCCGGCACGGGCAGTTAGTCACGGTCATGGGCGCTGCCGAACCGGGGAGGACACCGGGCGCGTGCCGCACCCGAGCGGGAACCACGGCCGACAGCCCCTTGTGGCCGGCGGCCGTGGCCGTGGCGTTCACCGTGGCCCAACTCGTCTTCGTCGCACCCGGGTTCCACCTGGGCTGGGACGAGACGGTCTACGTCAGTCAGGTCTCGCCGCACCTCCCGTCCGCCTTCTTCAGCGCGCCCCGCGCCCGGGGCATATCGGCGCTGGTCGCGCCACTTGCCCTGCTGACGACGTCCACCCTGGCGCTCCGCATCTACCTGGCGGTGCTCTCGGGTGGCGCGCTCTTCCTCGCCCTGTGGGTGTGGCGGCGGGTGCGTCCGGTGCCGGTGCTCGCGCTGGCCGGTGTGTTCTTCGCCGGGCTGTGGGTCACGCAGCTCTACGGCCCGCAGGCGATGCCCAACCTGTGGGTCGCCCTCGGCGGGCTCACGGCGGTCGGCTGCTTCCTGCGGGCGACCCGGGACCGCGCCGACCGCATGGCGCTCCCCGGACTGGGCTGCGCCCTGGCGGCCATCGCACTCTTCCGTCCCTCGGACGCCGTCTGGCTCACCCTGCCGATGGCCGCCGCGGCCGTCCTCGTCCCCCACTGGCGGCGGCCCGCCCTGCTCACGGTCATCGTCCTGGGCCTCGCCCTCGGCGGCGCACCCTGGGCCATCGAGGCATACACGTCGTACGGGGGCATCGCGGCCCGGTTGCACCGCTCCAGCGCCATAGAGGGCGGCATCACCTGGCATATCGCGGTCGGCGACGTCCTGCGCACGATGGACGGCGGCACGATGCTGTGCCGGCCGTGCACCCGGACCTGGCGGCACCCGGCCGCGTCGGTGTGGTGGTTCGCGCTGCCGCTCGCCGTTGCCGGCGGTGTGTTCGCCGCCGCCCGCGCCAGCCGGCTCGCCACTGCCCTCCTGCCCGCCCTGTGCGCCCTCTCCGTTGCGGCGCCCTATCTGTTCCTCATCGACTACGCGGCGCCCCGCTTCCTGCTCCCCGCCTACGCTCTGGCGGCCGTCCCCGTCGCCGACGGCGCCCGCTCCCTGAGGACTTCGGTTCGCCCCGCACTACGGCCCGCCGCCACCGCCCTCGTGGTCGCGCTGATCGCGGGCCAAACGGTGAGCCAGCACGTCATCCTCACCCACGCCGCCCGCGTCTCCTCCGCAGGCAACGGCGACTACGCACGCATCGCCGCCGATCTCCGCGCCCTCGGGGTGCGCCCGCCTTGTCTGATCACCGGGCGCATTGCGACCCCGGTTGGCTACGAGGCCCGCTGCGCCTCCGGTCAGACCTCCGGCCACAACCGCAACACCACCCGCGCCGCGATCCTCACGACCGCCCGGAGCGCACCCGTCGCCGTCCTCGTCCGCCCTCACCACCGGCCGCCCGCATACGCCCGCACCTGGACGCCCCACCCGCTGCCCGGCCTGCGCCGCCACCACGGCTACCGCGTCTACCTGTCGCCCCGCTGAGTGTCACGCGCTATGGAGTCGGCCGGGTCCGTCCGGGCACGGGTTGCCCATGGGACGCGGCCGGTCCGCTCCGACCGCACCCGCCTCACGAGCCCGGCGATCCCTCGTGGTCGGCCGGCCCGGCACGCGCCGAGCGCCACCTCAGTGGCACGGCGGCCAGCAGGACGGCCAGGGCGGCGTAACCGACGGCGAGTGTGGCCGCGGCGGCAACCCCGGCGACGAGCAATGGCCCACCGGCATCGCCGAGTTCACGGCCGAGTTCGGCGGCGCCCATGGTCTGCCCGAGCCGCTCCGGCGGCGTAGCGTCGGCAAGCGCGGCGAACGCCAGCGGGGTGACCAGCCCCGTACCCACGCCGATCCCGACCGCGGCCAACAACACCCCGGCCAGACCGGGCAGCATCGCGGCGGCCAGTCCGACCGCAGTGAGCAGCAGCCCCGCACCGATGCCCCGGTGCGCGCTGATACGCCCGGTGTCCAGCGCACGACCCGCCCGTGGCTGGACGAGCGCGGCGCAGCCCGCCAGCACGGAGACCACGGCGCCGGTGGCCAACGGCCCCAGCCCGGCGGCCGCGCCGGAGACGGGCAGGAACCCCACCCCGACGGACAGTGCCGCGGTGGCGGCCGCCAGCGCAGTGGTCGGCCGCAGGAAACCCGGCTCGCTCAGCCGCCGGGCCAGATCCAGCACGGTCTGCCGGGCCCTCGGTAGCGGCGGAACAACGGGCACCACGAACACGGCCCACACCGCCACCGCCGCGCCGAGTACAGCCATGACGGCGAACAGCAGCGACAGGTCACCCAGCGCGACCACAGCTCCGCCGAGCAGCGGGCCCGCGGTGTAGCCCAGCCCCTTGCAGAAGCCGTACGAGCCGAACGCGCGGCCGTGCCGGTCCTTCGGGTTCAGCCGTGCGACCAGTGCGCCGGCGGCCGGCGAGAACGCGGAGGCGGCGGCACCCTGTCCCAGCCGCGCCGCCCACAGTTGGCCACTGTCACCGGCGAGCACGAACGCGGCCGACGCGACGGCGAAGCCCACCAGACCACCCAGCAGCACCGGACGCGCCCCGATCCGGTCCGCCAGCGTGCCGAACACCGGCTTGAGCAGGACCTCCGCACCGTCGTAAAGAGCGAGCAGCCCACCGAGTACCAGCAGGGAGGCGTGCCGGCCCTCGGTGTACCGGCCGAGGTTGGCGGCAATGCCATGCGCGCCGAAGGCGGTGGTGAACCCAGCCGCGTACAGCGGCCACATCCGCCAGCGCGCCGACGCCTCGAAGCCCGGCCCCTTACCCGTCGCTGGAGAAGCCATGAGGTCCTCATCGTTCATCGTCAAAACAGCAGTCCGACAGCACGGGCGCGCCGGCATCGGCACCGGCAGCACAACCGCTCCCGACATTGCTCCTCTTCCGCCGGCCCCGCCAGAGCGAATGTGGCAGTGCGGAGCTTCGCTGATCAGCTCCACCCGCCGATGCCTCCGGATCCGACGGCTTCGCTGCTTGCGGTGCTGGTGCCCCTGCGCGGCAGTTTTACCGCGCCCACGTTCGCCACCTTCGCTGCGCTGGTCAGAGCCCTGCTGCCCGAGGGAGTGGCGCTGACCGTGGCGGCGACTTCGGCTGGACAGGGCGAGCGCCACCGCTGGGGAGTGCCCGATGCCGTCCATGAGCAGACTGCAGTCCGGTGCGCCGGCCCTGTACCGGGAGCCCGTTGCGCTCACCGAGTCGAGCCGGGACAGCGACGTCGCAGGTAGGCCCGGATACCGCGGGTGGAAGACTCCTCGTCCGCCACCACCCGCACCGGCCGGGTCCGCGGACGGACTCGGCTTGAAGGAGCCACCCGCATCCGCTCCATTACAGGCTCGAATTCCGTACCGTCGCTGACGGGTCCGACTGCGATGGGGCCCCTTCAATACTGATCACCATGCGCCCTGACTTCGATCCCGCTGCCCTGTCCCGCAACGAGTTCTACAAGCTGCTGACCGCGGTCGTCATGCCGCGGCCCATCGCCTGGGTCTCAACGATCAGCCCCGATGGTGCTTCGGCGAACCTGGCCCCTGCGAAGTTCTGAGGAAAGCGGTATCAGGGGTTGGGACGTTAACGCAGGTCAACGTGCCTCGGCAATGCTCGACGACTGGTTCCTCGAAGTGGCCACCGTGGGCCGGGACAGGGGGCGTCGTTGTCCGGCAGGTGGGGACGGTTCAACGGCGCCGGGCGCCCTTGTGCACAAGGACGGCCTGCAGGTGTTGGCGTGAGAGCGGGACTGGGTTCGCGTCCGACGCAGTCGTTGAAGCGCGCTCCGCGTTGCACCACGAGCACCGCGCTACGTGGTGATCGAGGCGATCAACGAGGGGGAGGCGCTGACTGGCAAGCCGATCAGCATCCCCGCGGACTTCCAGGAAATCCAGCTGGGTGTCTATCAGCACCTGTGCGAGGACAACTGCGAGCCGTGCTTCGACGGAGGCGCCAGCTACCCGTCGTCACCATTCTGGGCCCTTGCCCAGCGCGATCACACGTGGCGGACCTTATGCCAGTCGGCGTTGTGTCGCATCCGAAGTGGCCTGCGGCCGCAGCCCGATGGCTGGGAGGCGGATGTGGCCGGCGGGCGGGTTCTCGCCCGCCGGGCCGCGCTTTAGACTGCGACCGCTCCGAAATCTGGCGATCTTTTGGAGGGTGTGCAGGATGAGCCGAACTCTCATGACCGCATTGGCGGCAGCAGCGTTGGTCGTGTCCGGGGGCGGCACCACCGCCTCCGCTTCCGGTGTCCCGCCGCGAACCACGCACGGTCCTTGCCAGTATGCCCAGACCCCGGACGAGCCGGCGGCGCGGCGGGTTCCCCTGCCGCCCGATCCGCGGCACACCCCCAGTCACGGCACGGTCGGTATGGCTGTCCGGACCAGCCAAGGCCCGCTCCCGCTGCGTCTGGACCGGGCGAAGGCGCCGTGCACGGTCCAGAGCTTCGTACACCTGGCGCGGCACCGGTTCTACGACCGTACGGTGTGCCATCGGCTGACGGCGTATCCGACGCTGAAGGTCCTGCAGTGTGGCGACCCGACCAGTACTGGCGAGGGTGGGCCGGGGTACAAGTACAAGGACGAGCTGCCGGTGGACCTGCCGCCGGCACCGAGCGATCCGACCGGCGTCCGTCGCCTTTACGGGCGCGGCTTGCTGGCGATGGCCAACGCCGGTCCGAACACGAACGGTTCGCAATTCTTCGTCGTCTACGGAGACTCCGCGCTGCGACCGAACTACACGGTGTTCGGCACGGTCGGTGCCGCCGGCCTGAAGTCTCTCGACAAGATCGCCGCTGGCGGTATCGAACCAACTGCGCAGGACCCGGCGCCTGTCGACGGCACGCC belongs to Streptomyces sp. NBC_01454 and includes:
- a CDS encoding phosphatase PAP2 family protein, which gives rise to MNSTSIKGSRRLKWQYPVIAVVAAGAAGFGLMHASAAPAAAKKKPGATALIKKNPPPALFSDADVAALARQRQAQKSTADALFAQWKKAHGSERNDRAFAAWAEKQVPAPPAKAARTAELHQVQQLAKTRTAAGKKAATWLELYGKKDIWKLYLHDQRELISRSQGDVEKARLKAALKLAKTITDQVAARDKQPAPYVLDPSLRPDKHLTAGQKGPYSYPSRHAARAGAAVTLLSDWAPHRAEDYQAMAAQIVYSRTYMAGHVPSDLTAGTLVGDLVGDYLLNAAAGTGS
- a CDS encoding MFS transporter; this translates as MWPLYAAGFTTAFGAHGIAANLGRYTEGRHASLLVLGGLLALYDGAEVLLKPVFGTLADRIGARPVLLGGLVGFAVASAAFVLAGDSGQLWAARLGQGAAASAFSPAAGALVARLNPKDRHGRAFGSYGFCKGLGYTAGPLLGGAVVALGDLSLLFAVMAVLGAAVAVWAVFVVPVVPPLPRARQTVLDLARRLSEPGFLRPTTALAAATAALSVGVGFLPVSGAAAGLGPLATGAVVSVLAGCAALVQPRAGRALDTGRISAHRGIGAGLLLTAVGLAAAMLPGLAGVLLAAVGIGVGTGLVTPLAFAALADATPPERLGQTMGAAELGRELGDAGGPLLVAGVAAAATLAVGYAALAVLLAAVPLRWRSARAGPADHEGSPGS
- a CDS encoding peptidylprolyl isomerase, whose protein sequence is MTALAAAALVVSGGGTTASASGVPPRTTHGPCQYAQTPDEPAARRVPLPPDPRHTPSHGTVGMAVRTSQGPLPLRLDRAKAPCTVQSFVHLARHRFYDRTVCHRLTAYPTLKVLQCGDPTSTGEGGPGYKYKDELPVDLPPAPSDPTGVRRLYGRGLLAMANAGPNTNGSQFFVVYGDSALRPNYTVFGTVGAAGLKSLDKIAAGGIEPTAQDPAPVDGTPVLRTELLSVRPSCMH